The Dromaius novaehollandiae isolate bDroNov1 chromosome 3, bDroNov1.hap1, whole genome shotgun sequence genome includes the window gcggccggggggaaCGGccgcgtgcgcgcgcgcgcacggTGGGGGAAGGGGTTGGCAGAGGGTTATTTATAGCCCTGCTGCTAATTTGGGAAGCGGGATAACAAACCCCGCAGACCGCGGCACCTGGCGCTAGGACTCACCCCATCCCGCAGAGAGGCGCCGGCCCCTTTAAAACCGCAGCAGACCCCTCCCTCCggccctcctctccctcccccacccctcccgccaggctcccccccccagcccgccaATCGGTGGCGGCTACGCAGCCGGGGCTGACGGTAGCCAATCAGCGAGCCGCTTAGTGAGCAGCGAGGTGGAGAGGAGACAAGATGGAGGCAGGGGGAGAGGCGGCGGCGCCTGTTGAGGGGCTGCGGGCTCCGGCCGCCTTCGTGGCTCCGCTGCAGCCGGAgacggccgccgccgcggtgctgcCGGAGCGGCTGCAGCGGCGGGAAGCGGAGCGGCAGCAGGACGTGGAGCGGCAGCGGCAGAAGAAGGAGGCACAGGTGGTGAAGGAGGAGCAGAGCGAGTTCTTCGTCGCCGCCTTCGTCCGGGAGCGGGAGGCCGTGGAGGCGCTGCTGGCGacggcggcggccgccgagcacctggaggaggcggcggcgcggctgcaagggctgcagaagctgctgaCCGAGAGCGTGCGGTTCCTGGCGCCCTACGAGGTGCGGCAGGGGCAGGAGGCTGTGGCCCGGCTCCAGGGGGCCCTGGCGGCCAGGCGCCAGCAGCTGCAGCCCAAGAAGAAATTCGCCTTCCGCGCCCTCAAGAAGGAAGCGGCTCCGGGAAGCGAGCAACGTCCCGCGGAGCCCGCCCGGCCTTcagccgccgcgccggcccccggctACGGCTCCGCCGAGGGGGAGGCGGACGGGCCCCCGCAGTGCGGGTTCAGCCGGGTCGAGGGTGAGGAGCTGGAGCTCGGCCCCGCGGAGCTGCTGCAGCGCGATGTAGCGCTCTCCGAGCTGCGCGGCTGCCGGGTGCGGCTCCGCGGCAATGCCAACACGCTGCGGGTGCGGGACTGCCGGGGCTGCACCGTGCTCTGCGGGCCCGTTTCCACCTCCGTGCTGGTGGATGGTTGCAGCGATTGCCTCCTGGTGCTGGCCTGCCAGCAGCTCCGCACCCATCGCACACGCAATAGTCAGTTCTACGTGCAGGTGACCAGCCGGGCTGTAATTGAAGATTGCACTAAGGTGTCTTTCGCCCCTTACTCCTGGAGCTACCCTAGTATCGAGAAGGATTTCGAGTCTTCTGGGCTCGACAGAAGCAGGAACAACTGGAACACAGTGGATGACTTTGACTGGCTGGCGAGGGACAAGCCTTCGCCCAACTGGAACCTGATTCCTGAGCAGGAAAGGATCACCTTCTGGGACTGACTGTAGGGGCAGCTTGGTGATGATTGAGAAGTGCTACTGAAACGCATTCATTCACAAGCAGGGGGACTTCAGTCTCTGATTCACTGTAAAAACAATTGCATTTGGTATTTAAATTGTGAATTACAATGTATGACTGGGTTCAGTGATTTGAAAGTACCAGTCAAATATTGTTTACTATTCTGAAACAACTTGCTGCTATAATCTCCATATGCTACTCTGGAATTTGCCCACTACTGCAATACCTCATTGCTGGCTTTTTCCTGAGGAAGATGGGGCAAGGGACCTTAGTATGCAAATGAGAGGGAGTCTCTGCTAAGAGCTGTGCTGCTCTCACTCACCCAAACAAAATATGAGTTACCTGCAAGTAGTACAAGCTGTACTGGAATAGAAAGCTCAAATACCaaatttttcccatttttgaGGTGCTTAAGTTAGACCACAATAGGCTGTAGAGCTTAATGTCACAGGGAATGGGGGAAAAGACTTCTGTGAGCTAATGGAGGCAAATTTATAGAGGGAATTTGTAATAGCAGGCATTATAGGGGACTGTCAATCCTAGACTGCTTTAACTGTGAACTAGATAGTGCTGATGTGGATGAAGTCTACAAGTTGTCTGTTGTTAGGCTTTTATGTTAAGCTGGGTAATATGTCTAAAGCGCAAAAAAAGCCTCCTAATGAAAACTCAGTGCTCCACTAATAAGATATAAATGATTGGTTGGAATTAACAAACCTGTAGAGGCTATATAAATAGTAGAACTTCACGATTTGAAACTGCTGCATGAGTGAATGCCCCTTCTGTAATCAAACAGTTTTAACTTGAGTGTTTTGAGCATACATTTTAGGGCATACAGAACTTCAGGATGGGGATTTGTTCAGATTTGACCTACTTTTATGCCTATTTTGCCTGCATATCAGACAATAAGCTCTTTTGTGCTAAGAGCGAAATTTACAGCACCCTGCTGCTGCATGTAAAGGGAATTGTGAACTCTACAGAAGTAGTTAAAATGTGGAGGCAAAGTGCTGTATTCCAGATTCAGAATTTCATATTATCTTGCATATAGGCAGTAATACAGTAATTTCTCCCAGTCTATTTCTTCACTCATGTTCAGTaccaggaagaaaacagcagcattatGTTGTGGCATGATGATCTTACAGTGCCTGTGAGTGGTGAAGTGACCAGTCCCATACATAAGGTGTATGTATTAGTTCTAGGTTTCCAAAAGCACTCCTTAGATTGTGACATTTCGAGAGAATCGCATCGTTTACCATGCCTAAGAAACAGCTCAGAGCCGTTTcttaaaaactgcaaaatgtttGTGCTGCCCTGCCATCATATATGTGCCTCTGTAAGGGAAATTGAATACCAGCTAAACTGTTAAAAACTGCATTGTTTCTATGAGTACCTAGAATTTCACGTGAGTACTTAACTGCTTTTGAGCAGATGAGAAACATCTATTTGTTTTCAGTGTAttgaatttaaaagcaaaagaaggggcattttatatattttcacAACTTTCCATTTTGTTTACTTGTGCTGATGTATACTTTGAAttagattttgctttttaaatacttgttttgAATGTTACAGATATCCCTTTAATCATGGCTTTCCTTTGCACTGACAgcttcataaaataatttaaagacaATACTCTTAGTCTTGCTTTACTGTGGTACTTTTTGGTATCTTTTTAATATCTGTTGTCAAATGTCTTAATTTTAACAAGTACATCTAAGTCTAGAAGCTGACCCTGTATTGTGGCAAATCAGTCTCCCTAGTGTCCTCTAGCTTTGTGATTGCGGGCTGTTCAGTCTGGATTTTTAAGAACTACACAAACTCTTCTGTTCTGCTAGTCAAAACCCATAAACACTTCTGATTTTACTTGCTGCTAGGTTAATGGACACTGGTAAATCTAGAAATGTAGATATTGCTACCAGGTTGTAGCACATATCAAAGATGTGCATTTCTCAGCCCACTTCACCAGCTGACATGTAAGTGCATACCTGTATCAGCTGCTAGTCCATACCTTAAAATTTCTGATCTTGCTGGTCAGGCAGTGTGCAGTACTGTCTCAATAAATGGAGCATGAGTTAAAAATGGGCCATTCAGATTTTAATTTCAGCCTGAtaagcttttcctttttgaagGGCCAGCTGATAGCCCAGttattaatgtttttcttcacaAGTATTTAACTTTCATCAGACCAAAATTATTAGGTAATATTCTTTAGGAACATTACAGGAGATGTTTCAGACAATTAGTGCTACTGTTAATACACACTTTTCCCTTATAAGGATTGTCATTACCTTCATAATAAGAAATAGGTAACTGAATCTTGATTTCAAGCATCATGTAAGGCAATTTAATTTCAGAGTGATAAGTCTCTGAAAATGCTTGGTCATGCAGAGTCTTACATGTGTATTTATAGTTCTAAATACAtagtttatacacacacacacacacacacacacacacacacacacacacacacacacactgcacatAGTTGTACCTACTTCTCTGCACCTTTAAATTTTGCTTTCCTAATCTAGAATCTTTTTCAACAAGGAGGAATTTAACAAACTATTTTGAAGCAAAAAGTGTTACATCAATAGACACTGTGTGTGAACACAGGTTATGCACTAGAAAATGCTTGCTAGCTTATCTGTAGACTGCATCAGTATAGGAATAGCTAGCAACCTTTTCAGtagtttttttatttaaacaaaagcacCCAGGCTTTACTATCTAATGAGTTATTTTTACAATGCTATTTATAAcaacttttaataaaaatatctgtggAAAAGGAAGTTGCAATTAGTATAACTACTAGCAGGAGCAGGTTGTCATCTGCATGATCTGTGTGTCCCAGAGGAAACATTTCACAGTGACAACACTAGCGCAGATAATTCTTGAATTACTCGCTTGTGCGATATCCTAGCATTCTGCAAGCAGAAAAATACACTTACTCTTCACTTCAGAGGAAATCCATTCTTCAGTCAAATCTAGTGGAAAGTAATAATTCATGTCTACTGAGAATTAATATGCTCATTAAgttcttacaaagtatttaaaaacatggcaggattaaatacaaaaatgttttatgtGTATATTAAGTGTTATGTTTCATAATGTTAGAAcattatgaaaatgttttcctcagctgctattttatttcttccactaagatggattttttaaaataaaagtgttgACACATACTCATtagttaaaataacattttgaaaataagatgCTGGTGATAACTTTGAGAGGTCTAGACTACTCTAGAGTTGTTGAGATTATTTAATTGGAGCTACATACTGAGTAGATATTaaacactgaaaaactggaaaagtcTGGTCCACAATATTTGTAGCTTCATAGTATTTGCTTACCTTTGTCCTCAGCTGACAAAGGCTTCACAAAAGATATCAAGAAGATAGTTTCTGATCTCCAGGTAAGCCCTAAGCTATTTGTTCAGGAGGACGAAACATAGCTCAAGTATGTAAGCAGTGAAATACGTTCACTGAGAGTGTCCGGTAGTAACAAGTGAAGTGAGTGGTTTTGTGCTATTTTCCAGATGACTAGTAATGATCATATGATGGAGCCCCTCATACATCGCATCTAGGCATAGCTACTCAAAAGTTAAGTATTCGTAACGAAGGACGCCGTGCTGTTAGAGGAAGTCGCAAGTTGCTGGGCTACTGAATGCTCCTGAAGCTTGTACCTGAGAAATAATCACAGGTAAGATTGGGCAGGGTTCGTGTAGCGGGTGGTTTCAGCAGATAGGCCTGATTAGCTGTCAGTCTTTCCCAGGTCAAGGAGACCTGCAATGCTGGTCTGGTCAGAGCTGCTTTGCGTCCCTGCTAATCACAGCTTTGAGAAAGGAGGGCAGCACACATTGTGTTTCTTCCCTCAGAACAAGAAGCAATGCTGATGTGAAAAAAATTGCCTGACAACCTCTTCTAGGTCAGgagttagaatttttttcctttatgtctAACCTGCTAGGCAGAACCGGCAAAAATCCCCTCCCACAGCAACCCATGGGGGAAAAAGGTATTTAATTGTGAAGGCTTTGTTCAAGCTTGTGTACTGAAGAGGTTTCACAGCTGAGTGGATGGCTGGTAAAATCAGGCTCACAATCTGGCTACAGGGAGGATAAAAGCAGCCAGAACTGCTTTGAAAACAAACCGATTCCAAGTCCCCTTTTGTAGGAGCAGGGTGGAAGACtaaaaacaggaaaatgcagGCGGTCAGACAGAATTCAATGGCACCCCACAAAAAAGCGTTTTCAGGAAGGATAATTGTCTTACCCGTTAATAAGAAAGAGAGCCAGGAGCTAGCACCCACTGTCAGATGCAATCAAGGCAGTCATAGTCAGTAGTATCAGGGCCAGCTGATAGATGAAACGATGGCACCATTAGCACCTTTTTTATCTTCGTCTGTAGGAGAGTTTATCAGTAGGACCTTAACTTGTATTAGACAAAGTCTCCTCAAGAACTTGAGCTCTGGTTGTGTCTCATTGCCAGCAGACTAAACGAAGGAGCTTCTTTAGAAATGTGTGTcctaaaatttttaattttgatagGCTTCAAAAGAGCCTGAAAAACAAATGCCTGCCAGGGACGTGGTTATGACCGTGTTATGAGGATAAACACAGAAATATTGGCACAAGAAAACTAGATATAAATTGGCCGTGAATACAAGGCCAATTTGCAGAAAATCAGAAAGTTTCTAAACATTGAAGGATTGAGGTCTGGAATAATTTTCCAATGAGAGTCACAAGAGCAAACTCTCTTTTAAATACCTTTGAAAAACAATCTGGTAAGACAGCCCTTCTCTAGTTGACAGACTTACAGAAATCTTTAAAGCAAGTGTCATTACCTTCATTCACTACAACAATGTAACTCAACTTTTTTAAGATCATATGTATTTGggaatgaaataaaacagttttatGCAAAAATACACAAAACGTGAGCACATAGAAGAAAACCATTTTGAGACAATTATTCAGTATTACACAGAGCTTCACATGTTAATATTTGGTAATAGCACAGAACAGACAAATGGGAGAAAGCTTGACCCCAGAGAAGCAACTGCAAGTTTTTTTGCCGCTTTCATTGAGGCCAGCGTTTCACCAGGACATCCAGTCCTGGGAGAGGCTGTCCCCCTTGGTTCCCATTGAAGCCCATGAGCAGTTCAGTCTGTCTGCCCCTGCTTCTCTGAAGgccagaaacaaaaaataagttaCCTGCATTCTCTCTTTATCCAACCCTGTTTCATTTAAATAGATTCTAGTGTGGACTAGTTTCTTCCTATTTAGGTAATAGCTGTATAGGAACAAGGATCTCATCTTTCTGTCTTTACCTGGGGTTGCTTCAGGTGTTACAAAATACCTAGGCATTCTTCAGTAGGAGTTTGTCTGTACATGCTATGCCCTCCCTTCGCACACCTCCTACTTCTGTCCTTCCAAGTGGATTTCTCCACTGGATTTGTGAGAGTGGGATCTGAGGGCAGATTTGCTTAGTTTGAGAACTGTATGCAGACAAGTACGTTTCTTTCCCTCTTTGTGCATCATCCTTTagctgctcagttctgccctCATATATCCTACTGTCTGTCAGGCTCTCCCTGCTTGTTGTGGCTGCATCTGTCACATGTGACTTTTTTTATGTGCAGCCTTCTTATTCTGGCCATCCGATCTAGACAAGAGAACTTGTATCAGTTCTGTGTCCTCTGTACTCTACTAAAAAGCCAATTTCAACACATGCAGAGTGATCCTGTGAAAAGGTTAGGAAGGATAGCAAGAATAGCAAAAAAATCTGTACTATTTGTGGAATTTCAACATTTCCATTCACATCACGATCTAATTTAATTTATCTGATTTATCATGATCTGATTCTAATTTATCTGATTTACTTGTTGTTCCATCTGTTTTGCTGAGATGTTCCCTAGTAGTAATGACTATTGTGAGCTTTTTGTGAGCTTCTTTCAATTCCCagcatttttcttccctatttctGAAAGTACAAACGTGAATTTATAATTCTTGTTCTTTCAACAGTGACTACTACATCCTAGGCATCACAGTAATGCACGTGAACACTGCTAATGAGCATCTCACGGTTTAGAGAAGAGCTGTGCTTTCTGTGCCAGGCCTAGCTGTACATACGGGCACTGCTATTGCATGCAGGGTCTGGGCATCCCTAGGGCCAAACTCAGCAAGTGCTGACCTAGGAGCTCACTTACTGTGCTGTGGCACTTCAGCCTCTGTTGGCAACATCAGCTTTTTGAGCAGTACGCTTGTACTCTCTCATGCTACGTAATACCATACATGTGGCTATCTGTAATACTGGTATATTTGTATGCACTCTATCTGTATATCCTGTGCACAACAGCCCAAGCAATGTATTTAGCAACTTATACTGCATAAACACCATTTCTTATCTTTACACAATAACTTTCTGCAATAGGTAGAAACAGACACCTTCTTCCCTGCAATGAAAAATAACCACttctaaggaaagaaaataaaagcccgAAGAAAAACACCTATTTCATATCACAAAGCAGTGTGAAAGGGACAGATTAGGccagcaaattattttttttttttttcaataaaagtaCTTCCATGATGTAGGTACCTGGGATGTTCCCATTTAAAGAGAATTTGTCTTTTATATATGTTTGGCTTTTTACATATTCCTGAAGACTCGGGCTGAAAACTTTGGAAGGAGCACAATTGGTTCAGCACTGGGCAGCAGACTGTATAGCAAATACGAGGCTGGATCATCtgaattaaaaacaacattttcctCCCTCTCAACATTCACTGATAATTTTTGGATTTAGGTTAGAAGGCATAGCTTTTCCAAAAGGTATCAATATTGCATTGTTATCCATAGAAATGATAATTTTTTAACAACATATTTTGAACTCAAACATTTTCATGGGGACTTCTGGCAGATCAATTATGatttgaagattttattttaaaattttttctccaaaatggcATATGAATTATACATTTGAGTTTAATATGCAACCTCTGAGGGGACCAATAACTCAAACATTCTCACTGCAATTAGCTTTTATCTGCTATGGCCCAGTTTCAATGTTTTCTATTTGAAGTAGGAAGAGTCAGTAAATCTGCCCCAATTAAAGGCAAATCCCAGCCAAACTAAGGATTTGTAAGAAGACCAGATGCCagataaaaatagttttcttcttcATGCTGTCCTCACTATAAAACGCTTCCTGATGATCCTCCAAAACCTTCTGTTTTTGTAGGTAATTCTGCTTGAGACAGCCCTCAGCTAATCAATTTGAGTCTATAAGATCAGTTTATCTACATTTTTATATGGGCCCCAGCATGAGTTGGGCACTTCCCAACACTAGGAAATGTGAACAAATTGGGAGCACTACCTGCAGATAAGCACAGCACTTTGGCAAACAACATCTCTGAGAATGAGAGGATTGCCCTTTTCTGTCCATAActcccttctctctgtttttaggTCGGTTTCCTCACTGCCACAGGTGTAGGTTTTTGTGGCTTTTGCTATTTAGCATTGATTTATTCCTCAGCTAGATTGCACTGTTGGAAGCACTgctctggcagtccctgggcTGAAGCTTGCACAGAGCTTTTCAGCTATGTGTCTGGGATAAGCTGGAAGCATTAACTCTGAACTTTTAAAAGCATAACTTCATATTCTGAAGGAAATGTCAGCATATAGCATATGATTTACTGTCACTGATCCCTTTTAAAGCTTCAAAGCATGGTGATTTGATTTGGTATGTGGGTAGTTTTGGCCAGTCTGAGCTCCCATCTGGTATTGAATTATTGAAACTACTTGGATAAATGCAGCAAATTTCCAAATCTCAGTTCTTTCGTTTGTGTGGATTGTTCTCTGTGACATCTTCAAAGGAGCCAAGGTATCATTCGAAATCTTGAAGGTCTAACTATGAAGCATCGGAGTGCCCCTTCCTGGACATGGGGTTAATCACTGATCATCTCCCAGAAGGCATTAACTATTTATGAGTGATTTATTAGGACCTCTCCTCTTACCTTTGTTTAAGGAGAGGAGTAAGACAGTAAATTTGGAGGGATCAATGAGCACTGAAGTGTATGCTGCCTgttctgtttcactgtttttattCCCAAACTAACAGGAAGCACGCTACTGAATACGACTACATGGTTTTTGATTTATCAGTTGCTCAGATCTATTGTGAACATCTGAATGTTAAATTATTAAGGTAACAGGCATTCAGACTGGCATCTGTGCTCCTGAATACAAACGTCCCAATATCCAGAGTGACACCAGGCTTACATCTGCTGTGTGCAGGTTTACTATCTCTTGTCTTATTAAGTGCACTGCATAACGTATTTCAATGTATAGCCCTGTGACTCACAGACCTAATATACAATTCTCTTTCGCTTACTAGAGTTTCACTCTGTCATCACTGACAAGAAGGGAAATAATTTCAGTCTCATTTATGTAGGACTAACTTCAAGCTGTCAGATAAATATACCCTCCAAACTATTTTGTATTTCCTAGCTGAGCCCTGGAGAAGTCAGTGAAATGTAGCAACGTGCAGTGCAGGGTTATGTGATACTTTGCAGGGAAGCCGGTAGAGATGTTCTTTCAGTGCTATGGTTTactgcacaaaaatatttaacGGGCTCTCCAGAGAAATGACACTTTTCATCCACTTTATAGCAAGTAAAAAGAATAGCACCAG containing:
- the TBCC gene encoding tubulin-specific chaperone C, with the protein product MEAGGEAAAPVEGLRAPAAFVAPLQPETAAAAVLPERLQRREAERQQDVERQRQKKEAQVVKEEQSEFFVAAFVREREAVEALLATAAAAEHLEEAAARLQGLQKLLTESVRFLAPYEVRQGQEAVARLQGALAARRQQLQPKKKFAFRALKKEAAPGSEQRPAEPARPSAAAPAPGYGSAEGEADGPPQCGFSRVEGEELELGPAELLQRDVALSELRGCRVRLRGNANTLRVRDCRGCTVLCGPVSTSVLVDGCSDCLLVLACQQLRTHRTRNSQFYVQVTSRAVIEDCTKVSFAPYSWSYPSIEKDFESSGLDRSRNNWNTVDDFDWLARDKPSPNWNLIPEQERITFWD